Within Lactobacillus amylovorus DSM 20531, the genomic segment TTCTCTTTGCAGTAGCTACGATCTTAGCAGCTGATTCATCGAGAATACCATGTTCGTAAGACTTAAGTCTAATACGAATTGTTTGACTTGCCATTAAATTACCTCCTTAACGTCTTCTTTAAAAGATGACTAGCTCGGCAAAAATTCCCCGCACGCCACTGTGGCAATGCAGCCTGGTGTGCCGCAACCTTTTGCGTCAAAGCTTTACAACAATATTCTAGCTTTAGAGCACAATTGCCCCTCAAGCACAAAGACTATTGTACTTTGTCTCCCCTTAAATATCAAGGGTTAAGGGCATTTTTCTAAAAATTTTTTCAAAAAAAGAGCTATTGAAAAATCTTCAATAACTCTTTTTTGTATGTAATTGTTTTCAATTAAGCTAAAAGCATTTCGGCTTTTTTAACTGAAATTATTCAGCTTCGCCGCCACGCTTCTTGATGATTTCAGCTTGAATTGACTTAGGAGTTGGTGAGTAGTGATCAAATACCATAGTAAATGTACCACGACCTTGAGTTGATGAACGCAAAGTAGTTGCGTAACCAAACATTTCTGAAAGTGGAACAAATGAGTTAATGATCTTAGCACCGGCTCTGTCTTCCATACCTTCCATGGTACCACGACGAGCAGTGATTGAACCCATAACGTCACCTAAGTATTCTTCTGGAGTAGTTACTTGAACCTTCATAATTGGTTCCAAGATAACCGCGCCAGCCTTTGAAGCAGCGTTCTTCAAAGCAAGTGAAGCAGCAACCTTGAAGGCAGCTTCTGATGAGTCGACTTCGTGGTAACTACCATCGTAAAGCTTAGCCTTAACGTCGATCAATGGGTAACCTGCAAGAACACCATTCTTCATAGCTTCTTGTAAACCTTGGTCAACTGAAGGAATGAATTCACGAGGAACAACACCACCAACGATGGCATCTTCGAATTCGTAACCCTTACCTTCTTCGTTAGGAGTAAAGTCAATCCAAACGTCACCGTATTGACCTTTACCACCTGATTGACGAACAAACTTACCTTGTGCCTTAGCTTCCTTGGTGAAGGTTTCACGGTAAGCAACTTGTGGTTCACCGATCTTAGCATCAACGTTAAATTCACGTCTCATACGTTCAACCATGATGTCAAGGTGAAGTTCACCCATACCTGAAATCAAAGTTTGACCAGTTTCTGGGTTAGTTTCAGCACGGAAAGTTGGGTCTTCTTCAGTAAGCTTTTGCAAAGCAACGTCCATCTTATCACGGTCAGCCTTTGACTTAGGTTCAACTGATACTTGGATAACTGGATCTGGAACTTTCAAGCTTTCCAAAATAAGTGGGTGATCTGGGTCAGTTAATGAGTCACCAGTAGTGGTGTTCTTCAAACCGATGGCACCAGCGATATCACCTGAGAATACTTCTGGAATTTCAGTTCTTGAGTTGGCGTGCATTTGAAGCAAACGACCTACACGTTCACGACTGTTCTTTGAAGCGTTCAATACGTATGAACCTGATTCAAGAGAACCGGTGTAAACACGGATGAAAGTCAAACGACCTACGAATGGGTCAGTAGCGATCTTGAATGCAAGAGCTGCAAATGGCTTCTTATCGTCAGCCATAAGTTCAACTTCATCACCAGTCTTAGGATCGTGAGCAATGTAAGGCTTAACGTCAAGTGGTGATGGCAAGTAGTCAATAACACCATCAAGCATCATTTGAACACCCTTGTTCTTGAATGCTGAACCAGCGTAAACTGGGAAGAACTTCAAGTCCAAAGTAGCTTTACGGATAGCTGCCTTTAATTCATCGTTAGAAATTTCTTCACCGCCAAGGAATTTTTCCATGATGCCGTCATCAACATCGGCTACGGCTTCAATTAAGTCGTTACGACGTGCTTCAGCTTCTTCCTTGTATTCGTCAGGAACTGGAACAGTATCCCACTTAGAACCAAGCTTGTCTTCGTCGTAGATGTCGGCAACCATGTTGATTAAGTCGATAACACCTTCAAAAGTGTCAGCTGAACCAATTGGCATTTGAACAGCATGTGCATTAGCGTTTAAACGTTCGTGCAATGACTTAACTGACTTATCGAAGTCAGCACCGATCTTATCCATCTTGTTAACGAAAACAATACGAGGAACACCGTAAGTTTCAGCTTGACGCCATACGTTTTCAGTTTGTGGTTCAACACCAGCTTGGGCATCAAGAACAGTTACGGCACCATCAAGAACACGAAGTGAACGTTCTACTTCGATAGTGAAGTCAACGTGTCCTGGGGTGTCGATGATGTTAATTCTGTGGTCTTTCCATTGTGCAGTAGTAGCTGCAGAAGTAATGGTGATACCACGTTCCTTTTCTTCATCCATCCAGTCCATTTGTGAATCACCTTCGTGAGTTTCACCAATTTTGTGGATCTTACCAGTGTAGTAAAGGATACGTTCAGTAGTAGTAGTCTTACCCGCATCGATGTGGGCCATAATACCAATGTTACGTGTCTTTGCTAATGGAAATTCACGCTTGTTAGCCATAAATTATTCTCTCCTTAAATTAAAACGAACAAATTAGAAGCGGTAGTGTGCAAATGCACGGTTAGCTTCAGCCATACGGTGAACATCTTCACGCTTCTTAACTGCTGAACCAGTGTTGTTTGAAGCATCGATAATTTCGTTAGCTAAACGTTCATCCATAGTGTGTTCGTTACGTAAACGAGCGTATGAAACAAGCCATCTTAAACCTAAAGTAGTTCTTCTTTCAGGACGTACTTCAACTGGGATTTGGTAGTTTGAACCACCGATACGGCGAGCTCTAACTTCCAAAACTGGCATAACGTTGTTCATAGCTTCTTCAAATACATCAAGTGGTTCCTTACCAGTCTTGTCTTGAACAATGTTGAAAGCATCGTAAAGGATTGAAGATGCCTTAGCTCTCTTACCATCAATCATTAAGTGGTTGATTAACTTGGTAACAAGCTTTGAGTTGTAAACTGGATCTGCTAAAACGTCTCTCTTAGTTACGTGACCTTTTCTAGGCATTATTTAACTCCTCCTTTAATCTTTCTTAGCACCGTACTTAGAACGGCTTTGCTTTCTGCCATCAACACCAGCAGTATCGAGGGCACCACGAACGATGTGGTAACGTACACCAGGAAGGTCCGTTACACGACCACCACGGATTAATACAACTGAGTGTTCTTGCAAGTTGTGGCCTTCACCTGGGATGTAGGCAGTAACTTCGATCAAGTTTGAAAGACGAACACGAGCGTACTTACGCAAAGCTGAGTTAGGCTTCTTTGGAGTCATAGTACCAACACGAGTTGCAACACCGCGCATTTGTGGAGCTGGGTTGAATACTGATTCCTTCTTCATACTGTTGTAGCTGTAATTCAAAGCAGGTGACTTTGATTTAGTAACCTTTGAATGACGGCCTTTTCTTACCAATTGATTAATGGTTGGCATTAATTTTTCCTCCTAAAAATTACTATTTTGTTCACACATCCGGGAGTTTCTTTTTTTGGCTCACGAATAGACTGTTCAAAACATACAAAGACTATTGTACTCGGTTTTAAACAGAAATCAAACTTTTTCAAAATAAAAAAAGAAAAATCACCTTTTTTGCGTAATAAATAATGAGGTGATTTTTTTGAATTCAATATATTATTTTTTCAATTTTATGATTGGTAGTTGCTTGGCATCCCATGCCCTAGTTATTTATGAGCGCTGGCCCGAGCAAAACACTATCTTTTCTCGTTCTCATTGCAGCAATTGCAAATTTGAGCTTTTGCTTTTAGATGAAATACCAATTTTTTCTTTTTTATTCTTAAAAGGTCGTTGCCGATATTGCCAATCCCCTATTCCTGCAGAATTATTTTTATTTGAAATAATTGGCGGTATTGCTTTCACTACAATTGATTTTAGTAATAAAAATTGCATTTTAACATCAATCTTACTTTTTTCATTACTATTAACTACAATCGCAGATTATAACCAACAAAGTTTTGATTTGCTTTTTCTTGTTCCCGCTGCTGTAATTGCT encodes:
- the rpsL gene encoding 30S ribosomal protein S12, whose product is MPTINQLVRKGRHSKVTKSKSPALNYSYNSMKKESVFNPAPQMRGVATRVGTMTPKKPNSALRKYARVRLSNLIEVTAYIPGEGHNLQEHSVVLIRGGRVTDLPGVRYHIVRGALDTAGVDGRKQSRSKYGAKKD
- a CDS encoding prepilin peptidase, which produces MNSIYYFFNFMIGSCLASHALVIYERWPEQNTIFSRSHCSNCKFELLLLDEIPIFSFLFLKGRCRYCQSPIPAELFLFEIIGGIAFTTIDFSNKNCILTSILLFSLLLTTIADYNQQSFDLLFLVPAAVIALLYNQFANYKLIDWISFGCITFVLSWNIFKQKMGSGDLLIYLIIASYFSVTAASLALLVASFLAITVFIIEQNNKKQSFPFLPYIFIGLIFTQFLI
- the fusA gene encoding elongation factor G, which produces MANKREFPLAKTRNIGIMAHIDAGKTTTTERILYYTGKIHKIGETHEGDSQMDWMDEEKERGITITSAATTAQWKDHRINIIDTPGHVDFTIEVERSLRVLDGAVTVLDAQAGVEPQTENVWRQAETYGVPRIVFVNKMDKIGADFDKSVKSLHERLNANAHAVQMPIGSADTFEGVIDLINMVADIYDEDKLGSKWDTVPVPDEYKEEAEARRNDLIEAVADVDDGIMEKFLGGEEISNDELKAAIRKATLDLKFFPVYAGSAFKNKGVQMMLDGVIDYLPSPLDVKPYIAHDPKTGDEVELMADDKKPFAALAFKIATDPFVGRLTFIRVYTGSLESGSYVLNASKNSRERVGRLLQMHANSRTEIPEVFSGDIAGAIGLKNTTTGDSLTDPDHPLILESLKVPDPVIQVSVEPKSKADRDKMDVALQKLTEEDPTFRAETNPETGQTLISGMGELHLDIMVERMRREFNVDAKIGEPQVAYRETFTKEAKAQGKFVRQSGGKGQYGDVWIDFTPNEEGKGYEFEDAIVGGVVPREFIPSVDQGLQEAMKNGVLAGYPLIDVKAKLYDGSYHEVDSSEAAFKVAASLALKNAASKAGAVILEPIMKVQVTTPEEYLGDVMGSITARRGTMEGMEDRAGAKIINSFVPLSEMFGYATTLRSSTQGRGTFTMVFDHYSPTPKSIQAEIIKKRGGEAE
- the rpsG gene encoding 30S ribosomal protein S7, which codes for MPRKGHVTKRDVLADPVYNSKLVTKLINHLMIDGKRAKASSILYDAFNIVQDKTGKEPLDVFEEAMNNVMPVLEVRARRIGGSNYQIPVEVRPERRTTLGLRWLVSYARLRNEHTMDERLANEIIDASNNTGSAVKKREDVHRMAEANRAFAHYRF